The Gambusia affinis linkage group LG05, SWU_Gaff_1.0, whole genome shotgun sequence region caatgaataaaaaataggTTTACATTAAACGTTTGACATAttgaaaatcaaacatgatGGATTTTAAAGGTTCAATCTGagttttaaaactatttgttttttaaagtcacaaCAAACTGGCTCACCAATTGGAAGTGGGTATGGGATAACAGGAGAACTATACCACATTGtaaagccaaaaataaatggaCTAAAAGCCCTCATATCGTTTCATAAATCTCCATAATGGTGGGATTGAGAGTTTGTTTCAACTACATCTAATATCTGATGAATCCATCTAAAGTTATCTGAAAAGAGAGGTCTTGTAGATAAAAAATCAATTCTGAACTCTGTACATTTGAAATGTAACTAtttcaatgaataaaaaataggTTTACATTAAACGTTTGACATAttgaaaatcaaacatgattttttttaaaatgagaattattttaaaactatttgtatttttaaattaaacaaaatgcagcCTTCTGCTATCAGCTTTAATATGAAGAGACAAgacaataacaacaaacaagCTTGTAAAGGCCCTCATTGTTTGGAAAGTTGGCTATCATTACCCATTTCTACACAATGATGAACAGAAATCCAAGAATCCTCCAAGTATGTCATTTAGCTGCTTCTATTATTTCCATAATTGCCAGCATTGTAGTGCCGTTTGTAAAGTAATTAATAACAAGCGTTGCCTTATAATGCGCTTAATGTTATTTATCTGTTGGCAGATAGCGTGATGCTGCTAATCCTCATTCATTTGCTGTGGATCAATGCAAATCCTCTAGTGTGAGTGAAAGTTCCCCCTCCCCTTTTGACAGAGCCGATGGTTCCTAATGTATTTTCCCACGATTAACCAGCCATAATCCCTGCTAATCATCACTAATCCACATTCTTCTGTGTGCGACAATATTTCCCTGATGAAGGAGGCATTGGTGCTCACATGTGTCTGGGCATTGCTGAAGCTCGAGCTACTCCTGAAGAGCAGCCGAGGGCCCTTTCAGTGCAGGAGAACAGGCTGCAGGGATGAGAGCAGAGGGGAGGATGGACGGTTGTGATTTGTGGGTTGCATTTTTGGGGAGCTTTGCAGTCCGGTGATGGGTTCTGCTCATGTATTATTGATTTAATGGCATGACGGAGCTTGTGTACCTCCACAAAGCAATGAAAAAGCTGCATATCATCAGAAAATAACAGTTAGTGTGTGCAACAACCACTTCTCTTATCCGGTCTACTGTGGGCTCTTTTTGTTTAACCGTTTAATCCACTCTGTTGGATTCAGAGGCTTGCAATGGATTTTAGCTCACTCATATTGGCTCTTAGGTGGCTtaagttgtattatttttttaaactgtcttaataataaaaaatacttcaaatttCAAGCTAGATTGTTTGAaattcaacttaatttattagtGAGCAAGAAGGAGAAATGCTGTTCACTTCCAGGTTTGCTGATGACAACAGATTTCCACTGCTATGCCTATACTGGTGATGAAGAAccatgaatactttttaaacatATCTTGGAAATCAAGAAATTgattaaaaaggaaaggaaaaatatCCTTCAGTTTGACCAAAAAAGATAGATCAATCATCAGTCTTGAGATGCTTTGGAGCAAATGCTAATGTAATGTAATAATCAACATTTATAAGAACCCATTATGTGACTATTTTCTATCACTTCTACTGCAACCACAGCAATTCAATTAAAGGACATTTTACAGACTGTGTCTCATCCTTGTCAATGCTTATTCATCTAGATTTGGTCTTTGATTTGCAGTATAACTGTTTTACCAACTTAATGTGCTTGTTTGCACATTAAGTGCAACAACGCCTCAGTGGGCAAAGATTAAGTActaaataaaagtttagtttgacaaaccaaacttttttattatttttttttatttttggcatttatCTTTTCCTccattgttaaaaatatatatttttcactaTTACAGTTAACATAGCAATTAGAAAGGCGTGTGTTAATTATCTAAAACAAtgctatttaaaattaaacacaattaaaggtctaaaaaaatacacaataaagaAGTGAAAGATTAAATAGGTGTCATAAGTAAATCAAATAAGTTTGCTTGTTCAGAAAAACACGttgatattaaacatttttttatgcttccttgcataaatgagtttatttattaacGTTATTGTTAACTGAAAGAAACTCAGAAACACAATAATCTGCGTGGATGTTCTGCTTGGAATATGATCTTTCGAGAATCTGAGATCCAGGTACCATGTTGAACAACCGCAGTTTAACCAGCAGGTGGAGCTTTTGACTCGTTATTGTTTGGCAAATCAATGTCCACCTAAGCGTGTCTTCTTCCAACAGACTGACTACATCTGTCActtaaaaatattcctttttgaCACTCACTTTACAGCCACATAAAATGCAGGTTGCCGTTTTATGTTGTCGCTTTAAATATCAGCTGGTTGTTTCAGTTGCGCAAAAGACGCGCAGAAAACAAGGTTTGAACCCAAACTGTACTGGAGCAAATGAACGAAAAGATGTTCGCGGACTCACTAGTTCGGTTTAAGACAGACAAATAACTCACATGTAAATAAATCCAGGATGTGAAAGAAGTTTCGTTGAAAAACTTCAAGCAAACTCTTTGTGACGGTTTCGGCTTTGAATTTGGCAacgaaataataataaaacatgaattgcGAGGCAAAATCTCCATTAACCTTttgaaagacaataaaagaaatccGATCTTGTGGTTTACAAGCTTATTcgttgttttgcacatttttacgGGTTTTTCGTGGTGTTGTATTTGAACGAATTTTTACAATTgtggtggaaggaaaaataaaggcCTGTAGTTTAATTGAGAATTAGATGTTGTCTTTGGGGGGGAAGAtcatcagcagaaaaaaaatgataacaTCTGGTCAAATCCACTTTggaattaaaattttgaattaaaaagcaATATAGGACTTAAACATCGCGCTCTTGCAACATAGAAGTCAGTGATTTACAAggcaatacatttaaaaattctgCAGATTGTAAATCCCTTTTCATCCATTTTGCAACTCTTGGGCCTTTAAgtgtatttttctctctctttatcttTATTTGATTTAGCGCCTCCAGGCATTTTTCTCTGCCAGATCAAAGAGTCGTCACAATTCTCCCTTCAAAGTCTATAACATGTCATCTGATAGTTTATAGAGTGGGGAAAGCTAAATGAAGAATACCTATCTTGGCCTTTTCTAAACGAATCAGAATAACAACATACGAGTACCacaataaaaagacaataatttcGTATTAATATTGCACAATTTAATTCTGCGTTTACACAAAGACTTGAAGAGCGTCACAGACTGAAGTTAGCAGGGAATGCCTGAGGTAAAATAACTGTTGTCAGTTCCCTTAAacagcacatgtacacacagcTTCTGCTTTCAAACGGTGCTTTGTTACATAACCAATCACTGtacctaaagaaaaaaatagaaaagcagaagaaaaaaaaaagtctgatctGCCTCAACTTCATGTTCATTCTGTTTGCCTGCTGATGCTGTACAATAAACGGTAACAAAACGGCGAATGGTTTGGAACCAAATGAAGACAAAAGACCATTTCTTGtatatatgttttatgtaagtaataaaatattactataacataaatataaatgtgactTTGCAGTCTACATTTAGCAATCAACAAACAACCAATgtcataaagaaagaaaaggaaatccACAACAAAACCATCGACAgagctaaacaaacaaaaagagctccaaacacttttaagaaataaatatttatatatataaatggtCAGATTCATAAATGAAATCATATTAAAATATCTTCTTGGAATTAGTAAGTGTACAAAACTGcccgaaaagaaaaaaacaaacaaacaaacaaacaaacaaacaaaaacaatatctcAGAACAAATACAAGTTTACATATTGGACATATTTACAGATCGGAAATAATCCTGgcaacattttctctaaaacgtttctttttattattattattttttttcttgaaaaaaaaatgtttccctcATTAGTGTTGAAAAGCACtgctgtattatttattttcattattttttattatcattatttttttaaactgatccAACATTGAGAAATGACACAACGCAtgacattttcagatttccttACAAGTCgaaagagaacaaaataaatagataaaaaacgttggtttttttcccctttttctccaAGCACAGCCTTCTAAAATAATACAGTTTTTCTATGGAACGAAGGTAATTGGTAGAGATGCAATCAGATTCAAACAGCAAATCATGTACAGGCGTGATATATTCTACAGTTACCTGAGTTATTCTTCGGTTTTATTGTTAgaccaaatattttcttgaaatgtttgagttttagcAGTCTAGCAGACAGTTTCGGTGACAGAAACAAcacttttataaacaaacaataaaataataataacaataatattagcgaaaaaaaaaataataagtgcTCCATGCaaagaatatattttctaaaaagaacaaaaacaaaatgtgaattaaaaaaacaaacaaacaaacaaacaaacaaacaaacaaacaaacaaaaaacatacattttagcGTCTGATGCTGTTTGCACATTTCGACGTGATCAGttggaaaactttttattattatttatttattatttttaaggcaTGCCCTCAGAACTTTAAACGTTCTGTTGCATTGGActttaactgtaaatgtatcTGACAGATGTTTAATTCACGATTTTCCAACACTTATCCACCGtcaagaaaacaggaaaatcagcaaacaataaacaaaaacaaactgctctGATGAGCAATTGATGAGCAAAATTGAAAACACGTTTTGCAGGTAAGACACTTAAGTTAAAGTATTTgcaaaaagacatgaaaaataattatattataatgAAAGTGTGCACTCATATTCAGAAATCTGGTTGAGCAGTTTGAGactgaaaaaaagcacaaaaaagttCATTCAGTGTGATCCATTTATCTCCAGTGTTAATCGTTTTTCAGACGACCACCTCATTCTAGTGATGTCCAAGAGTTCATGGTGCACCAGGAGGAGGAGATCGAGTCTAACATTTCAGTACAGCCAACTTTTactttagatatattttttcctctctttgatTTTGGTAAACAAAAGATATTTGCTTCAATTTGAATGCGCATGGAATCGGTTTTAGCgattttttcctgtttccctATGTCCCCCTTTGATTTTTATATCTGAATAACTTAATCTCcgaaaactaaaagaaaaaactgatcttgtgttgctgtttttttctctttctctctcttcctatGCGGAGAACAAAAGTTCAACTTAAATACTGTAAAACTCCATTGtccctttccttttttctctctaaatgCTCGGATTGTTCATGAAAACAGTCACTGCACAGGACTCTGTAGTGTGCGGTGTAGTGGAGGGGTCTCTGCCTGGGAATATACGTCCTCCATATTCGGGTGCGGGACCCCCACCGGTgtcattcttttctctttttgtcttctgttgCAAAACCAAACGCGGACCACCTCTTTTTCCAGCTGCAGAGTGCCGGCTAAAGTGCTGATTTCGTGAGCGGATGGCTTTGGGCATTTCAAGAAGTGGTTCTCCAGCGCCCCTTTCACCCCAACCTCAATGGAGGTCCTCTTCTTTCGTTTCCTGCCCTGCGCGGCGATCTTGTCCAAATTGGTGGGGCTCCCCGTGTTCGAGTCTGTCTCCTCCAGCCACTTGTTAAGCAGTGGCTTAAGTTTGCACATGTTCTTGAAGCTGAGCTGCAGCGCCTCGAACCTGCAGATAGTGGTCTGAGAAAAGACGTTTCCGTACAGGGTACCTAAGGCCAAGCCCACGTCCGCCTGCGTAAAGCCCAGCTTGATCCGCCGCTGCTTGAACTGCTTGGCGAACTGCTCCAGGTCGTCGGAGCTGGGCGCGTCCTCGTCCGAGTGGTCCTGGTGGTGGCTGAAAGCCTGCTGGGGCGACTCCATCTGGTTATCGTGGCTGCCTGTCTCGTCGTGGAGCGGATCCCGCATGCCGTGGTGCAGGGCGCCCGGCTGTGGACTCAACATCGCGTTGAGGTTTGTGTATCCGGGCTGGGAGTAGACGAGCGACTGGTGGCCGTTAGAAGCCGGGGACAGCGGGGACAGGTGGTGCGTGGTAGCGGGCGCCCACGAACCGTGGTGCGCGCTCTGCGACTGCTGGTGCACCAGGTGAGATCTGTGATGGAAGCCGCTGGTCAAGTCCTCCCTGCTCGCCTGAACGGCGGCTTTGTGCTCCTGCTGACCGATGTGGGTGCCACTGGACCAGTCGGTGTTGGAGGTGGGCAGCCACTGATGGTGCGTCAGGCTCATCGGATGCCCCGTGTTGGTGGCCGCAAGCCCCTGCAGGTACTCGTGGTGCATCATTTTTTGCACTTCTCTGTAGGTTGTCCCCTGGTGCATCCTGTCCGAATCCGGATGCATGAGCGGGTTGGACGGTAAGGAGTTATTCCTCGGGATGTACTGAGCAGTTGTCGCCATGGCTCCAACTTGGAAAACTGACGAGCGCTTCGGAGGTCTCCGGGCTTTAGAGCCAAAAACGCAACAACCTGCTCTGGGAGGTCTTCGGGAAGAGCGAAGACACGCCTCCCCTCGGCTTGTATTGGCTCCTCTCCGACTCAAGCCCACTGGAGAGAAACTCAATAGGCGCACGCTTTTAGAGGACGGCGTGCGCGATGGATGGAGGTCCGGTGTTACATATGTTAGAGGAAAAACATATGTTCTACTTATGAAATGTCTCTTTGAGTTTCTGTGCGCACCTGCTCACAGACTCTGCGTGTCTTCTAAATGTTCTCGGTGTAGAAGGtgagcaggagctgcagcagcgggATCTGATTGGGTTTCCACAGGTTCGGATCGGTTGTTTTGCAAATAACCACGTGGGGGAGTACGGCGATCTTTCTGAAGGGTTGCCCCCCCTGTGTctttatcacacacacacacacacacccgcacgcaCAGACAgctgcacacactcacacacgtgCATTTTTATAATAGGTCACTGATGATCATAGCGCTCCtcattttaaacagattatGAGGCGCGATCCTCTCCAGCTCTGCAGCCTCCCACACGACGAGAGGCGCCCAAATAAGCTGATGTGATGCGTCTGTGAACGCTTTAGAAAGAAGGAAATGTGTGACAAATTTGAGAGCATTTGCTCTGTTTCAAAAGCCTCCACGTCTGTCATTCATTTGTATTGTCTCCAGTAATTTTCAGTCTTGTAAGACCTCATCATCACCACCCACTTAGTTATGATAGGCCAAGATGCACGGTCTCTGTTTGGGGCTCTTTTCTCTGACTCTCTGCAGCGTGCAGGTGAAACGTTAAACAGGAAGTATTCACATTATTCGGCTCCAGCCCCCATTAAATTTGATATccttatttgagaaatatttgttaCAACATAGTAGATAAGGTTTTATAATGtctatttattttcccttccGTCTCTACAAGTTTCGAATGTCACTCCAACTCTAACCTCTCCAAAAATATGACAACAATATAATTAAACTCTTGAAATTGTGTTACAGATTTTTGTGTTGGTGTGCCACTCAAATACTATAAGTGCCCCCCATCCGGCCACCGCTATAAAACTTTCTACACGTGCCCCCAAATTGTAGGaccttattttaaaatttaggtGAAATTATTACTTCTTCGTGACCGTTATCTATAACAAgacaatgtaatttaatttcaacataATTCCTGACTAGATGTTCTACTCAActcttgtaatgtttttcaaatatcaTTTATCGTTTGAAGCATTGCAACTTAAAGAGATaaatctcttgttttttttttttcctcctcctggcttACTCTTCTCTTCCTCACCCGGTTGATCTGATTATTTTTCCCTTCACGTTTTGTCCCAATAGCAAATTACCAATTCTATGAATTGCAAAGCAGCCTCAGAGACGCTGAAGGGGtagagagaggagggggaggatGTGGCGGTGGTGGGGATGCAAAGATTGAAAGGGATCTTTGCAAACACAATCACGTTCTTAAATGGAAATGCGGGGCTTTAAACAAATCTTACATCTCTCCCCTTCCATTCGCCCAAAACTCTGCAATCAGGCGCATGTTCCGCTCCTTCTAAAACAGGAGCTGCTTTTTGGGGAAGGTCCCATTTTAATCATTCACCTAAAAGcaatgtgttttttccccccgtttTTATCTTAGCCCTATGcgactgttctttttttctctttacaggAGTTACTCGGCTCTGGTGTTCATTTTAATCCGGGGCTTCATGACTAAACGGTAAGTTGTCTCTTTTCTGCTGCGGATGCGTCCTCGCTGTACCCTTGTCTCCTACGCTAACAGTGTAGTGTGCAagtgtgaaagtgtgtgtgcgAGCGGGTGTGCGTTTATGCGCAAAATGTTGGCCGGGTCACAGGTGCTCGTCATCATCTCAGGATAGGCGTGGTTTTTGCCCACGCGtcctttatatatttattggaATAAGTGGGGGACACTCTGCACGCGTCTTCTTGCAATTTATCAATAAGTAAATCCAATCTGTTACCTCgtgattttttaaaagagagaaatcaGTGATCACTGTGCGACACTcgcaaaacacattaaaaatgcttaattGAATGTGTAAATTGACGGGGGGGATTATGGAATACTGTTATCTGGGATGCAATCATAAAATAgggcttttaaaaatgtaatcagttgTTTGAGTAGAGTACGGAAATGTTATAGAAATGAGAAAGCAATATATTATATTGATATTTCGAGATATTCCATACAGCAAACTTCTTGGAATCTGTGCGTAACCCCCCGAGAGATCCAGCGTGTCGCTTGCTCTGAGGGACCCGCAGCTCCACGCAGCTCACAGTTAATAAAGACGTTTGCCATTCAGTCACTCTTGTCTCCTCCAGTCTATAAAAAGCGCTGGTTTCTGTCACACAGACCGAGGCTTGTGCTTTGCCATGCCAGTGACgagctgctggaaaagagaaaagctcCAGATGCTTTGGGCCCTTTTTTGCAGGGGGAAGAATACGGCCTTGTTGTTGCGCTGAGGTGCATTTTTGCCAGGACGCACAAGGTTTCCATGGTGCGCCCGATGAAAGGGGATCACACAGAACTCAGCTGTGAAGGGACGGGCCGCTCAGGGAAACGACGGCTGCAAATGAGCGCGATATGAtggattgaaaagaaaaaaaaaagtgaataaaggATGAAATTTCAGAGCGCTCCGAGTGTGAACCGCGGAGATGAGTGTTGAGGAAGCTGAGTGACCTCCTTTAGGAAAAATAAGTGTTCTTTGTATCTCTATGACATCatgattttatgatttattcttCACTTTTTTGCTAGTTTTCCCTATGATACAGATGTGGGAATGCGTTACAGAAAATGAGAGGAGCAGAACGAGTTGAGACTTGTAATCCAAACTGTATGTTACGCTTTTATGTCCAAATTAtagttttgatatattttgcaTCAATATTTCACTTAGGTATGCAACTATTTTCCAGTTTCTGTAATTTAGGAAATTTATAAAGCATTTATACCAGTCGTCTCTTAACTTATACCTTATTATAAAGCAGTTATAGTCAGGAGACAGGAAGTTCCTCTCTCATTTCTCGTCTGCTTTGGGAtgtgtagagaaaaaaaaaaaaaacataataaaaacatctgaagagtttttttttaaactgtctttgcattttctgacattttcagatAGACGAtaaaaaataagtcagaaaggtgtcaatcatttttttaaataaaatgcagtttctgAATTTTCGGCTTTTAAACCGGCTTTGACGCGTAAATCTCTTTTAATTCAGACCAGTGGCGTCTCTAAGGGGGGTCGGATCGGTGGGGGCCGGAGGCTTAGGGGCTACAATATCTCGTACTAGCAAGACGTCTTGTTAGAGaagacatatttatttattgatatcatattttgattattttattttaaaaaattcaagattttacatatatattctcactttttaagtaaatcataataaacaaagaataaaatttaaacctATTACTCATAAGAttataatagaaaagaaaaggggggAGCAAATTTACCACTGGCAGATGtacttttcttaaataaattggCCCCTTGAGTGCCCAGATTTATATTAGATTCATTCAGTGGAGGAATTGAAAATTCTTGGAAAACATATGCACAACGGTCTTGTGCAGGTCTAAGGATTTCACCCCAACCCAGTACTGACTGCTGAAAGAACCAATAAGAGCATTTTTTGGCATTTGGatacaacaaaaggaaaaaaaaaaatgaaataagaaaaataagttgacattcaaagaaaaaaataggcaTCTGGTCAGAAACTGCCAAAATACAACCATATAGATGGACTTTATAAGAGCATAGCATAAAAGGAAACCATAGCCCCATGGGAACAGAGTAAGTTGAGGGTCTGCCAAGAGGCCCACTCTGTTTGGTCCCCTTGAGCTCCAGGAAGTTCTAGGAATGTAGAGATTCATTGCAACATCAGAATAAATCTCCTGTATTTCTTGTATGACTTTCAGTTTTGATGTGCTACCTCATGATTATAAGTGCCCCTTTCCCCCACCCCAATCTGGTCACCCCTTTTCAAAACTTTCCGAAGGGATCCTTGATTTGTACTCAGCCTCCCTGCAGATCAATAATCCTTTTTCGTATTTCCAGGGGGAACATTTGGGACAGCAGCAGGAGCGTGTTTAGATGTTAAAATTCATGCGATGTACCTCCTGCAGACAGTGGAATAATATGCACCTAGTCGTTCAATCAgataattgtattttgttttcactgtttttgaCAGACATGCGTAATAAGCTCTAAATATGCAATCgccaaaagaaaaagctgcttGTAGGCCATCCATTTTGAACACTAAATCGTCCTGTTCTTTTCAGGtaacttttttcctctttcttttttggctAATGAACTTAGGCTACTCTGCCAGCATCCCCTTGAGAATGCAGCTAAGGAAGGGGGGGTGTGTGTTTCTCTTGTGGTAAAAGGTGCGAGTTTCTTCCTCTATCTCCCGGCTAATTAGGTGGGGTCTGAACACGCCAGAATGAATATTCA contains the following coding sequences:
- the pou3f1 gene encoding POU domain, class 3, transcription factor 1, which translates into the protein MATTAQYIPRNNSLPSNPLMHPDSDRMHQGTTYREVQKMMHHEYLQGLAATNTGHPMSLTHHQWLPTSNTDWSSGTHIGQQEHKAAVQASREDLTSGFHHRSHLVHQQSQSAHHGSWAPATTHHLSPLSPASNGHQSLVYSQPGYTNLNAMLSPQPGALHHGMRDPLHDETGSHDNQMESPQQAFSHHQDHSDEDAPSSDDLEQFAKQFKQRRIKLGFTQADVGLALGTLYGNVFSQTTICRFEALQLSFKNMCKLKPLLNKWLEETDSNTGSPTNLDKIAAQGRKRKKRTSIEVGVKGALENHFLKCPKPSAHEISTLAGTLQLEKEVVRVWFCNRRQKEKRMTPVGVPHPNMEDVYSQAETPPLHRTLQSPVQ